From Bufo gargarizans isolate SCDJY-AF-19 chromosome 10, ASM1485885v1, whole genome shotgun sequence, the proteins below share one genomic window:
- the FSHB gene encoding follitropin subunit beta, translated as MEKFFLYMLVLCWKIIPCTTCELSNITIVLEKEECAACISVNATWCSGYCDTKDPNLKYPHKSEKQRVCTYTEVTYETVKIPGCPEKVNPFYTYPVAVDCHCGRCNSETTDCTVRGLGPTHCSLSQD; from the exons ATGGAGAAGTTCTTTCTATACATGCTGGTTTTGTGTTGGAAGATAATTCCGTGCACCACCTGTGAGCTATCAAACATTACCATTGTGCTGGAGAAGGAGGAATGTGCTGCCTGCATCTCTGTAAACGCAACGTGGTGTTCCGGATACTGCGACACGAAG GATCCAAACTTAAAGTATCCCCACAAGTCTGAAAAACAAAGGGTCTGCACGTACACTGAGGTCACTTATGAAACTGTGAAAATCCCTGGCTGTCCTGAGAAAGTAAATCCTTTCTACACTTATCCGGTGGCGGTTGATTGTCATTGTGGACGATGTAATTCTGAAACTACCGACTGTACAGTGAGAGGCTTAGGACCTACTCACTGTTCCCTCAGCCAAGACTGA